AACAAACTTCTGATATAGTTGAATATACTTCTGAAGAAGAGGAGAGATTAGTAAATTATATTTTAGAAAATGATGGGATAACTTATGATTTTTTACAAAATATGAAATGTAAAAGTAAATCAGTATATATAAATACATTAAGAGCAGCAGAAAATAGAATGAAAGAGAGATAAAAACTTTACTATATAATTCAAGAGAAGTATAATATTAGTAATAAAATTGTAGAGGAGAGGGGTATATTTTTGGGAAAAATAATAACTATAAAAAATAATAAAGGAGGAGTTGGGAAAACCTTCCTTACTGCTCAACTTGCAGCGGGAATTGCTTGTGTTGATAAGAAAATTTTAATATTAACATCAGACCCTCAGAATAATATTTTTGACTATCTATTAAAAGGGGATGTGTCTTTTAAAAAAGGGTTAAAAGCTGAAGTAGCTAATGGAAGTGGAGAATATTTCAGATTGAGAAGAGATTTATATTTCTTACCTTTAGAGGATGTAAAATTTTCAAATTCATTTTTAAAGGAGTTACCAAATTTTTTGAAAAATGTTAAAGAAGAGTTTGATTACATATTCATTGATAGTATTCCAACATTGAAGATAGATAATATATTTTTAGAAAATTCAGATTCGATTATTATTCCCGCTTATGCAGATGAAGTAACATTAAAAAGTGTAATTACTTTATTAGATGAAATAGATATAACTAAAGTTAAAGCAATAGTAATTAATAGATATAAAGAAACGGCTATTCAAAAAAGATATTATGAAAGCTTAAAAAATGATTTAGCAGAAACACCGATATTGATTACAGAGCCAGTTAAAAGTCTATCCTTTATCGAAGGGATGCAAGAAGATAGAAAAACGATTTGGGAATATTCAAATAAGACAGCAGAATATGTTCAAGATATTTTTTTAAAAATAATGAATATATTATAACTTTCCGTCAACTTGACCGAAAGTAAAAAAATAAAAAAGTCAATAGGGGCGAAGGGTGAGGAAAGTTGAAAATTACAGATAAAATAAAAAATAAAGTAAAATCCTCTATAGAAGCACCAAAAAAATTAGAAGTAAATTTAAATTCAGATTCGGAGAATTTTTTAAAAGAATATTTAAATTTAGAG
The window above is part of the Cetobacterium ceti genome. Proteins encoded here:
- a CDS encoding ParA family protein, which gives rise to MGKIITIKNNKGGVGKTFLTAQLAAGIACVDKKILILTSDPQNNIFDYLLKGDVSFKKGLKAEVANGSGEYFRLRRDLYFLPLEDVKFSNSFLKELPNFLKNVKEEFDYIFIDSIPTLKIDNIFLENSDSIIIPAYADEVTLKSVITLLDEIDITKVKAIVINRYKETAIQKRYYESLKNDLAETPILITEPVKSLSFIEGMQEDRKTIWEYSNKTAEYVQDIFLKIMNIL